The following coding sequences lie in one Helicoverpa zea isolate HzStark_Cry1AcR chromosome 2, ilHelZeax1.1, whole genome shotgun sequence genomic window:
- the LOC124643426 gene encoding uncharacterized protein LOC124643426 has translation MSEVMRKRSPNWLPSEKELLLSLVELHIKIIENKKTDGVTVKSKLAQWQIISDQYNSRTTHCSRSGENLKAQWESMKKVARKDAAINRKHLIQTGGGSSMPPKKEDHFQQRIISLISTSAIGLFNPYDNDSSVPAVQEQGGMVEMTMEHSPEATAEIEFIDTVMPPAFDIKGHTSDTDVVLENDKLVSKDWGDYTPQMLRTPVSQPLKNSVPTEKPTPHRTWVSRRRPTHTSTSLQSSLQQLHMKKIEALDIQTKLAMEEMERSKVRHEIDMQIKKEILKQEKIKTNILLMKRRKIVAIKNIK, from the exons ATGAGTGAAGTTATGCGTAAACGTAGTCCCAATTGGCTGCCGTCTGAAAAAGAACTTTTATTAAGCCTAGTAGAAttacacataaaaataatcgaaaataaaaaaacggaTGGTGTTACTGTGAAATCCAAACTGGCTCAATGGCAAATCATTTCTGACCAGTACAACAGCCGTACAACCCACTGTTCTCGGTCAGGCGAAAATTTGAAAGCTCAATGGGAGAGCATGAAAAAGGTGGCAAGAAAGGATGCAGCCATAAACAGGAAGCATTTGATTCAAACAG GTGGTGGATCATCAATGCCGCCTAAAAAGGAGGATCATTTTCAGCAGCGGATCATATCCTTAATATCTACCAGTGCCATTGGGTTATTTAACCCTTATGATAATGACTCCAGTGTTCCGGCGGTGCAAGAACAAGGGGGTATGGTTGAGATGACAATGGAACATTCCCCGGAAGCAACAGCAGAGATAGAATTTATAG ATACTGTGATGCCTCCAGCATTTGATATAAAAGGCCACACAAGTGACACAGACGTTGTATTAGAAAATGACAAATTAGTTTCAAAg gACTGGGGAGATTACACACCTCAGATGTTGAGGACTCCTGTATCGCAGCCCCTGAAGAATTCAGTCCCTACAGAGAAACCAACACCTCATCGGACATGGGTTTCTAGGAGAAGACCAACCCACACAAGCACATCACTACAATCTTCATTACAACAActacatatgaaaaaaattgaagCTTTAGATATCCAGACAAAGCTTGCCATGGAAGAGATGGAAAGATCAAAGGTTCGCCATGAAATAgatatgcaaataaaaaaggaaatattaaaacaagaaaaaattaaaactaacatTTTATTGATGAAGCGAAGAAAAATAGtggctattaaaaatataaaataa
- the LOC124643415 gene encoding putative nuclease HARBI1, with the protein MQRLNCLIQDSDSDEEVIPRRPRWLKERIDLFEYYDDRDFTIRFRLSKEATLFLLTKIEHKLEYISDRNFSISPMNQLLGTLRFYATNSTQMLIGDICGWSTPTANKIIHRVSATIAALHKEYIKFPTTQQEMRKEQDNFYQIARFPRVIGAMDCTHIKLSFVPLRCQVGGEQAELYRNRKGFFSINVQTICNTNLEITDIVARWPGSCHDSTIFNNSVIKAKFEDGCYDNSILVVDGGYASTSYMMPPLGSPRTQVEQLYNESQIRTRNPIERSYGVWKRRFPVLALGMRVKLEKALTIIVATAVLHNILRRRGEILPPDDPELEIPAPWEQIINDGQMSQAVSGGPVQQHEARDAIIANYFSSLV; encoded by the exons ATGCAACGTTTAAATTGTTTGATTCAAGATAGTGATAGTGATGAGGAAGTTATACCTAGACGTCCAAGGTGGCTAAAAGAGAGAAtagatttatttgaatattatgaTGACCGTGATTTTACGATAAGGTTTCGTTTGAGCAAAGAAGCAACTTTGTTTTTGCTGACAAAAATTGAACATAAATTGGAATATATTTCAGACCG cAATTTTTCTATTTCACCAATGAACCAGTTGCTGGGAACCCTGAGATTTTATGCAACTAACTCCACTCAAATGCTTATTGGTGACATCTGTGGTTGGAGTACACCTactgctaataaaataattcaccgAGTGAGTGCCACTATTGCTGCCCTGCACAAAGAGTATATAAAATTTCCTACTACTCAGCAGGAGATGAGGAAGGAGCAAGATAATTTTTACCAAATAGCTCGATTTCCACGTGTCATTGGTGCTATGGATTGCACacatataaaattatcatttgtTCCTCTCCGGTGCCAGGTGGGAGGTGAACAAGCTGAATTATATAGGAACAGAAAAGGTTTCTTTTCTATAAACGTGCAGACAATATGCAATACCAATTTAGAAATCACCGATATAGTAGCAAGGTGGCCAGGATCATGTCACGATAgcacaatatttaataatagtgTTATTAAAGCAAAATTTGAAGATGGATGCTACGATAACTCAATTTTGGTTGTTGACGGTGGATATGCCTCAACATCATACATGATGCCTCCATTAGGGAGTCCAAGAACGCAAGTAGAGCAACTCTACAATGAATCCCAAATAAGGACACGAAATCCGATTGAAAGAAGTTATGGTGTATGGAAACGAAGGTTTCCAGTGTTGGCACTTGGAATGCGTGTGAAACTTGAAAAAGCACTCACAATTATAGTGGCCACCGCAgttctacataatattttacggCGTAGAGGAGAAATTTTACCACCAGATGACCCAGAACTTGAGATACCAGCCCCTTGGGAGCAAATTATCAATGATGGCCAAATGTCTCAAGCTGTTTCAGGTGGGCCTGTGCAACAGCATGAAGCCCGGGATGCCATTATAGctaattatttttctagtttggtataa